The genomic region ATCGACACCTCCGAGATCAACATCCCGGCCGGACCGCGCCTGGGTGACGTGGTGCTGGAGGCCAAGGGCCTGACCAAGGGCTTCGAGGATCGCACCCTGATCGAGGACCTGTCGTTCTCGCTGCCCCGCGCCGGCATCGTCGGCGTCATCGGCCCCAACGGCGTCGGCAAGACCACGCTGTTCCGGATGATCACCGGCAGCGAGCAGCCCGACGCGGGCGAGCTCAACGTCGGGCAGACCGTGAAGCTGTCCTACGTCGACCAGAGCCGCGGCGGCATCGACCCGAACAAGAACGTCTGGGAGGTCGTCTCCGACGGCCTGGACTTCATCAAGGTCGCCAACTTCGAGATGAACTCGCGCGCCTACGTCGCGTCGTTCGGCTTCAAGGGCCCCGACCAGCAGAAGAAGGCCGGCGTCCTCTCCGGCGGTGAGCGCAACCGGCTCAACCTGGCGCTCACCCTGAAGATGGGCGGCAACCTGCTGCTGCTCGACGAGCCCACCAACGACCTGGACGTCGAGACGCTCTCCTCGCTCGAGGACGCCCTGCTCGACTTCCCGGGCTGTGCCGTCGTGACCTCCCACGACCGCTGGTTCCTGGACCGGATCGCCACCCACATCCTGGCCTGGGAGGGCACCGACGAGAACCCGGCCAGCTGGTTCTGGTTCGAGGGCAACTTCGCGGCCTACGAGGAGAACAAGGTCGAGCGCCTCGGTGTCGACGCCGCCCGCCCGCACCGGGTGACGCACCGACGCCTGACCCGCGACTGAGCAGGTCCTGATCCGCGGAAGGGCGTCCGCGGCCGGCTCAGGCGTCGATCACGACGTGGGCAGGCCGCGGATGTCCACTTCCGGGTGCGCCGAGACGAGGTCGTCGGCGACCGCGTTCATCACCCTGCCCATGGCGGCGAAGTCGGCCTCGCTGACCAGGTCGACGAGGTGCTCGCGCACCCCGGTGACGTGGACCGGCGCGGCCCGCACGAGCAGCTCGCGGCCCCGCTCGGTCAGGTTGGCGAGGATGCCGCGGCCGTCGTCCGGCGAGGTCGAGCGGCGCACCAGACCGGCCTTCTCCATCCGGGCGACCGTGTGGGTGACCCGGCTGCGGCTGTGCGCCAGCGCGTCGGCCAGCCGGGCCATCCGCATCTGGCCGTCGGCCTCCGAGAGGCGGACCAGGATCTCGTACTCGGCCAGCGAGAGGTTGAACCGCTGGCGCAACTCGTCGTCGAGTCGCGACCACAGCAGCGTGGTGGCGACCAGCAGCGCCCGCCAGGAGCGCTGCTGGTCCGGGTCGAGCCATCGCACGTCCGAGTCGGTCACGGCGGCAGTCTAGGCTGCCGCCCGGCCCGGGGGCCGCTCAGACGCGCTCGAGGATCAGCGCCATGCCCTGTCCGCCGCCGACGCACATCGTGATCAGGCCCGTGGTCTTGTCGTGCCACTCCAGCGAGTTCAGCATCGTGTTCTGCAGGCGCGCGCCGGACATCCCGAAGGGGTGGCCGACCGCGATCGCGCCGCCGTTGACGTTGAGCCGGTCGAGGTCGATGCCGAGCTCCTGGTAGGACGGGACGACCTGGGCGGCGAACGCCTCGTTGATCTCGACCAGGTCGATGTCGCCGATGCTCATGCCGGCCGACGCCAGCGCCCGCTGGGTCGCCTCGACAGGGCCCAGGCCCATGATCTCGGGGGAGAGGCCGGACACGCCGGTCGCGACGATCCGGGCCAGGGGCGTGATGCCGAGCTCGGCGGCGCGGGTGTCGGACATGATGACCACCGCCGCGGCGCCGTCGTTGAGGGCGCAGCAGTTGCCGGCCGTGACGACGCCGTCGGGGCGGAAGACGGGCTTGAGCTGCGCCAGGCTGTCGTAGGTGACCCCGGCCCGCGGGCCGTCGTCCTGGGAGACGATCACGCCGTCGGGGGTCGTGACCGGCGTGATCTCCCGGGCCCAGAAGCCGTCGGCGATGGCCTTCTCGGCCAGGTTCTGGGAGCGCACGGCGAACTCGTCGAGCTCCTTGCGGTCCAGGCCGCGCAACTGGGCGACGTTCTCGGCGGTCTGGCCCATCGCGATGTAGATGTCCGGCAGCGCGCCGCTCTGGCGCGGGTCGTCCCACTGCTGGCCGCCCTCGGCTGCCCGGACGGTACGGGTCTGCGCGTCCTCGAAGAGCGGGTTCTTGGTGTCGGGCAGGTGGTCGGAGGTGCCCTTGGCGAAGCGGGAGACGGTCTCGACGCCGGAGGAGATGAAGACGTCGCCCTCGCCGGCCTTGATCGCGTGGAAGGCCATCCGGGTGGTCTGCACCGACGAGGAGCAGTAGCGGGTGATCGTGGCGCCGGGGACCCCGTCCAGGCCGAGCATCACGTTGACCACGCGACCCATGTTGTTGCCGGACTCGCCGCCGGGCAGGCCGCAGCCGAGGTAGTGGTCGTCGATCGTGGTCGGGTCCAGCTCGGGCACCTTGTCCAGGGCCGCCTGGATGACGAGCGCCGAGAGGTCGTCGGGACGGAAGTCCGTGAGCGAGCCCTTGTTCGCACGCCCGATGGGGCTGCGGGTGGCGGAAACGATGACTGCCTCGGGCATGAGGACTCTCCTGCGTCTCGGGGGTGCTGGACTGCTCACCCTAGACTCCGGCAGGTCGTCTGCGAACGTCTGCGAACGTCTCCGGGCGCGGTGCCGGGCGGGCCTGTGCAGTGCGCCCACTGGTGCGCCCACTGCGCCGGGCCCCGGCCGGCTCTGGCAGCATCGCCCGGGTGCGTCACCTCTACGAGTGCCCGATGCGGTGGGCCGACCTGGACCTGCTCGGGCACGTCAACAACGTCGTCTACGTCGACTATCTCCAGGAGGCGCGGGTCGACCTGCTGCGCGCCGCGGTCCGTCCGGTGCGCCTGGGCGAGCTGGCCGAGGGAGTCGTCGTGGTCCGCCACGAGGTCTCCTACGTCGCGCCGCTGACGTTCTCGTTCCGCGCCGTGAAGATCGAGTGCTGGGTCACCGAGATCCGGACCGGCTCGTTCACGCTCGCCTACGAGGTCTTTCAGGACGACCCCGAGGCCGCCGAGGGACGCCGCGTCCACCTGCGCGCGACCACGGTGCTCGCGCCGTACGTCTTCGGCGGTGAGCACCCGCGCCGGCTGACGGCGGAGGAGAAGGAGGCCCTGGCGCCGTACCTGGAGGCACCGCTGGAGCGGACCCCGGCGATCGGCCCGGTCCCGCACGGCGAGGCCGGCCACTACCCGGTCCAGGTCCGGTTCTCCGACGTGGACGTCTACGGCCATGTCAACAACGTGAAGTACTTCGAGTATCTCCAGGAGGCCCGGATCTGGCTGATGGAGAAGCTGCGCCGCGCGGCGCCGCACCCGCTCCCGGACCTCTCCATCGTCGTCGCGCAGACCGACGTGGACTACCGGCTGCCGATCCTGTTCCGGCGCGAGCCGTACGACGTCTGGTCGGCCGTCACCCGGGTCGGCAACCGGTCGATGACCATCGAGTCGGAGATCTGCGACGCGACGACCGTGCTGGCCCGGGCCCGGGTCGTCATCGTCTTCTTCGACCTGAAGACCCAGCGCTCGACCGCCCCGCCGGAGGGCTACCGCGAGCTGCTCGCCGGGCTCGCGGCGGCCGAGCCCCGACCCGGCGGCTGAGCCTCACTCCAGGGTGTTGACCATGAACTGAGCGGCGTGGGTGACGTAGTCCCAGAACTGCGCCTCCTGCTCCGGGGTCAGGTCGGCGGCGTCCAGGCCGGTGCGGAAGTGGGTCAGCCAGTGCTCGGCCGCCTCGGGGGTGACCTGGAACGGCGCGTGCCGCATCCGCAGCCGCGGGTGACCACGACGCTCGGAGTAGGTCGACGGTCCGCCCCAGTACTGCACCAGGAAGTCGCGGAACCGCTCCTCGGCGGGCCCGAGATCGTCCTCGGGGTACATCGGGCGCAGCACCTCGTCGGTGGCGACGCCCTCGTAGAACTTCGCCACGATCAGCCGGATCGTGTCGTAGCCGCCGATGTCGTCGTAGAAGGTGCTCACCTGCCCATTCTCGCAACGCCCCCAACCGGAGCGCACAGCGGCGTGCAAGACTCGCGACGTACCGGCACCGCACCCCATCTCACGAGGAGTGATCCGCAGATGCCCACCACTCGCCAGGCGACCACGAACTGGGAAGGCACCCTCTTCGAGGGCTCCGGAAAGGTCACCCTCGAGTCCTCCGGGATCGGCACGTACGACGTGTCGTGGCCCTCGCGCGCGGAGGAGGCCAACGGCAAGACCAGCCCCGAGGAGCTGATCGCCGCCGCGCACTCGTCCTGCTTCTCGATGGCGCTGTCCAACGGACTGGCCAAGAACGACACCCCGGCCACCTCGCTGCGCACCACCGCCGAGGTCGAGCTCACCCCCGGCACCGGCATCACCGGCATCAAGCTGACAGTCGTCGGCACGGTCGAGGGGCTCGACGAGGCGAAGTTCGTCGAGCTGGCCGAGGCCGCCAAGGCCGGCTGCCCGGTGAGCCAGGCGCTCTCCGGCACGACGATCACGCTGGACGCCTCGCTCGGCTGAGACGCACCACGCGCAGCAGGGCCCGGACCGATCGGTCCGGGCCCTGCTGTCTGTGGGCTGTCTGTGGGTTGTCTGTCGGCTGGCTGCGGGCTGCCTGCGGGCTGGCTGCCGGGGGCGCTCAGCTCGCGGGGGAGTCCTCGGCGGCGGCGCGCTGGTGGTCGGCCTGCTCCTGGCGGTGCCACACGACCCGCTGGGCGAAGGGGATCTCGATGCCCTCGTGGTCGAAGCGGGCCTTGATCCGCTGGCGCAGCTCGCGACCCACCGCCCACTGCTCCAGCGGCAGCGTCTTGACCAGGACCCGCAGGTGCACCGCGTCCGCGGCCAGCATCTCCACCCCGGTGACCTCCGGCTCCTCGATGATCAGGTGCCGGAAGTCGTCGTCGCGCCACAGGTCCACCGCGATGTCGTGCAGGACCCGCTGCACCCGGGCGAGGTCCTCGCCGTACCCGACGCTGACGTCGATGACCGCCCGCGACCAGTTCTGGCTCATGTTGCCGACCCGCATGATCTCGCCGTTGGGGACGTACCAGACAGTGCCGTTGAGGTCGCGCAGCCGGGTCACCCGCAGCGTCACCGCCTCG from Nocardioides pantholopis harbors:
- a CDS encoding MarR family winged helix-turn-helix transcriptional regulator; this translates as MTDSDVRWLDPDQQRSWRALLVATTLLWSRLDDELRQRFNLSLAEYEILVRLSEADGQMRMARLADALAHSRSRVTHTVARMEKAGLVRRSTSPDDGRGILANLTERGRELLVRAAPVHVTGVREHLVDLVSEADFAAMGRVMNAVADDLVSAHPEVDIRGLPTS
- a CDS encoding acetyl-CoA C-acetyltransferase; translation: MPEAVIVSATRSPIGRANKGSLTDFRPDDLSALVIQAALDKVPELDPTTIDDHYLGCGLPGGESGNNMGRVVNVMLGLDGVPGATITRYCSSSVQTTRMAFHAIKAGEGDVFISSGVETVSRFAKGTSDHLPDTKNPLFEDAQTRTVRAAEGGQQWDDPRQSGALPDIYIAMGQTAENVAQLRGLDRKELDEFAVRSQNLAEKAIADGFWAREITPVTTPDGVIVSQDDGPRAGVTYDSLAQLKPVFRPDGVVTAGNCCALNDGAAAVVIMSDTRAAELGITPLARIVATGVSGLSPEIMGLGPVEATQRALASAGMSIGDIDLVEINEAFAAQVVPSYQELGIDLDRLNVNGGAIAVGHPFGMSGARLQNTMLNSLEWHDKTTGLITMCVGGGQGMALILERV
- a CDS encoding acyl-CoA thioesterase, with translation MRHLYECPMRWADLDLLGHVNNVVYVDYLQEARVDLLRAAVRPVRLGELAEGVVVVRHEVSYVAPLTFSFRAVKIECWVTEIRTGSFTLAYEVFQDDPEAAEGRRVHLRATTVLAPYVFGGEHPRRLTAEEKEALAPYLEAPLERTPAIGPVPHGEAGHYPVQVRFSDVDVYGHVNNVKYFEYLQEARIWLMEKLRRAAPHPLPDLSIVVAQTDVDYRLPILFRREPYDVWSAVTRVGNRSMTIESEICDATTVLARARVVIVFFDLKTQRSTAPPEGYRELLAGLAAAEPRPGG
- a CDS encoding globin, with translation MSTFYDDIGGYDTIRLIVAKFYEGVATDEVLRPMYPEDDLGPAEERFRDFLVQYWGGPSTYSERRGHPRLRMRHAPFQVTPEAAEHWLTHFRTGLDAADLTPEQEAQFWDYVTHAAQFMVNTLE
- a CDS encoding OsmC family peroxiredoxin, with the translated sequence MPTTRQATTNWEGTLFEGSGKVTLESSGIGTYDVSWPSRAEEANGKTSPEELIAAAHSSCFSMALSNGLAKNDTPATSLRTTAEVELTPGTGITGIKLTVVGTVEGLDEAKFVELAEAAKAGCPVSQALSGTTITLDASLG